One window from the genome of Diabrotica virgifera virgifera chromosome 6, PGI_DIABVI_V3a encodes:
- the LOC126886413 gene encoding uncharacterized protein LOC126886413 yields MLLEPIANTITSVEGDTPTISKCLHLFKKMVNTSLENVTKSPLLSKEEADTRAIFENRKKFAIYSVHFVANLLDPKYRGCELSSDEMTDATEVIYKVAQKMPDVDEAAVLADVVNFIAKEGLFKKAFLWNEDTIAAILASQSILH; encoded by the exons ATGCTTCTGGAACCAATTGCTAACACAATTACCTCTGTAGAAGGTGACACACCAACGATTTCAAAATGTctgcatttatttaaaaaaatggttaacACCTCATTAGAAAATGTCACTAAAAGTCCATTGTTATCCAAAGAGGAAGCAGATACAAGGGCAATTTTTGAAAATCGGAAGAAGTTTGCTATTTATAGTGTTCATTTTGTAGCTAACCTTTTGGATCCAAAATATCGTGGCTGCGAACTTAGCTCAGATGAGAtg aCTGATGCGACAGAAGTCATATACAAGGTAGCACAGAAGATGCCAGATGTCGATGAAGCAGCCGTCTTAGCTGACGTTGTCAATTTTATTGCAAAAGAAGGACTATTCAAAAAGGCTTTTCTATGGAATGAGGACACAATTGCAGCTATCCTAGCTTCACAGTCAATCCTGCATTAG
- the LOC114328384 gene encoding uncharacterized protein LOC114328384, with amino-acid sequence MDESAFKPAVFSTVSKKKIPRKLMESNTFEEGNSIFSVNNTQLSEKSHSEINHQLEEQRSLAKQSLQRANKVAGIPSKYFRANFSKSETTTNVFNESTVSESDLLQTPRNASTPRNSIADNFEQLSLKVTDANFSIDNVVDDIMKMVKNSDEQKSSMFRPGEEAASMLLADELSWRRKNEVPFQDEFSERGSVGEFFRKKSETLSNFLPGASPDTTREPVPLIEPEDSIVEHDPCDEHKKSLSISLIQKMLSDSNLTPKTACDNIFKFGEKVSFVPIENKSYSLPGSRNLSYTSDHSENDAIKHIHNKENIDSLNVKTPSTQLLISPTRSSSRTSGTFSRASSSLSSLQNGKLPIETTKCELVWGCVKVGKSVTQEFGIRNRSSKRLGIQLSLSSQEFKIRKDNRSDSEPCSVLKLLLHPHETRSIIISFIPTKKGAAIDELLFTSLDPNLTQSRKQCMRLFGYGGSFKIDFSNVTRDTTGKFWLSLGKLDDRVSISSTFKVKNKGDTPIFVYISIQSLDSCKLSVAPNFFVVMPQTHKEIVVRYRPSTEDYNFLHKSVLNQLVLDLGVLNVVVGTEVDRGRIRKVYEKCVETGFQIDQLTNIIKEKVDNEAMPTDLIKFGESPIYLKELLKLLNRYQIVLTLERDPEQTIFQHFSDDSGLYQSLYQDKTVVCNKTGGLSCCHVAPAIILLTLPYKYKDSIFIKSDSDHKLNFKVSAQDELEVKPKDGSIEPHSTTILSVKYQTSSPVDKKTLLILIDIENEVFEVVVNVDCLGQVKQKNKSFLKCV; translated from the coding sequence ATGGATGAATCGGCCTTTAAGCCAGCAGTTTTTTCAACTGTCAGCAAAAAAAAGATACCCAGAAAGTTAATGGAAAGTAACACGTTTGAGGAAGGAAATTCGATATTTTCAGTAAATAATACTCAACTATCCGAGAAAAGTCATTCAGAGATAAACCACCAGTTAGAAGAACAAAGAAGTTTAGCAAAACAGTCTCTTCAAAGAGCAAACAAAGTCGCAGGTATACCTTCCAAATACTTTCGTGCTAACTTCAGTAAATCAGAAACGACAACTAATGTTTTTAATGAAAGTACTGTTAGTGAGAGTGATTTACTTCAAACGCCAAGGAATGCTTCTACGCCCAGAAATTCCATAGCagataattttgaacaacttTCTCTTAAGGTAACCGATGCCAACTTTAGCATAGATAATGTTGTGGATGATATTATGAAGATGGTGAAAAATAGTGATGAACAGAAAAGTAGCATGTTCAGACCAGGAGAAGAAGCAGCCAGCATGTTGTTAGCTGATGAGTTGTCATGGCGTAGAAAGAATGAGGTACCTTTTCAAGATGAATTTTCTGAAAGGGGGTCTGTAGGCGAATTTTTTCGTAAGAAAAGTGAGACGTTATCAAACTTCTTACCAGGTGCTAGTCCTGATACAACAAGAGAACCAGTTCCATTAATTGAACCTGAAGATAGTATTGTAGAGCATGACCCTTGTGATGAGCATAAAAAGAGTTTGAGTATTTCTCTAATACAGAAGATGTTGTCAGATTCAAATCTAACTCCTAAAACAGCCTGTGATAATATTTTTAAGTTTGGTGAGAAGGTGAGTTTTGTTCCAATTGAAAATAAATCATATTCTTTGCCTGGTAGTAGGAATTTGTCATATACGAGCGATCATTCTGAAAATGATGCTATAAAGCACATCCATAATAAAGAAAATATAGATTCTCTTAATGTAAAGACCCCATCAACACAGTTATTAATTTCACCTACCAGATCATCTTCTAGGACCTCAGGAACTTTCTCAAGAGCTTCAAGCTCTCTATCTTCATTGCAGAACGGAAAATTACCTATTGAAACTACTAAATGTGAGTTAGTTTGGGGTTGTGTTAAGGTAGGAAAATCGGTTACTCAGGAATTTGGAATAAGAAACAGATCTTCCAAAAGATTGGGCATCCAATTATCTTTATCTAGccaagaatttaaaattagaaAAGATAATAGAAGTGATAGTGAGCCTTGCAGTGTACTTAAACTTTTGCTTCATCCTCATGAAACTAGGTCTATTATAATCTCGTTTATTCCAACAAAAAAAGGGGCAGCTATAGATGAATTGCTTTTTACTTCTTTGGATCCAAATTTAACACAGAGCAGAAAGCAGTGCATGCGTCTATTTGGTTATGGAGGTTcatttaaaatagatttttctaATGTAACTAGAGATACCACAGGCAAATTTTGGTTGTCTCTTGGTAAGTTAGATGATCGAGTTTCAATATCATCaacttttaaagttaaaaataaaggagatacaccaatttttgtttatatttcgaTTCAGTCTTTAGATTCTTGTAAACTTAGTGTTGCACCAAATTTCTTTGTAGTGATGCCTCAGACACACAAGGAAATAGTTGTACGGTATAGACCTTCAACTGAAGATTATAACTTCTTACATAAATCTGTTCTTAATCAGTTGGTACTGGATTTGGGTGTCCTTAATGTTGTAGTTGGAACGGAAGTTGACAGAGGTAGAATTAGAAAAGTTTATGAAAAATGTGTTGAAACAGGTTTTCAGATAGACCAACTGACcaatattattaaagaaaaagtGGATAATGAAGCAATGCCAAcagatttaataaaatttggaGAATCTCCTATCTATTTGAAGGAACTTTTAAAGTTACTAAATCGTTATCAAATTGTTTTAACTCTAGAAAGGGATCCAGAGCAGACTATTTTTCAACACTTTTCAGATGATTCAGGATTGTATCAGTCACTCTATCAAGATAAGACtgtagtatgtaataaaactggtGGATTAAGCTGTTGCCATGTTGCCCCAGCTATTATTTTATTAACACTTCCATACAAATACAAAGATAGTATATTTATAAAGTCTGATTCTGATCATAAACTGAATTTTAAAGTGAGTGCTCAAGATGAATTAGAAGTGAAACCTAAAGATGGAAGTATAGAACCTCACAGTACCACTATTTTATCTGTAAAATATCAAACGTCATCACCAGTAGATAAAAAAACTTTGCTAATTTTAATCGACATTGAAAATGAAGTCTTTGAAGTTGTTGTTAATGTGGACTGTTTAGGTCAAGTCAAGCAAAAAAATAAATCGTTTCTTAAATGTGTATAG